From the Geoalkalibacter sp. genome, the window GGATGCTCGACGAGCAGGGAGATTTCTTTCTCGCTCGCCGTCTGCAGCCCGAAGTCGCCTTCAAGGGGCCGGATCTCGACGAAGCGGATCTGGACGCGGTGCTGGAGCGCTGGAGCGGCGCCTTTCGCGCCGCCGGCCTGGCCGTCACGGTCCATGCGCCCTTCATGGATCTCAACCCCGGCGCCCTTGAGCCGCTGGTGCGCCAGGTCACCGCCCTGCGTCTCAACCAGGCCCTGGACGCGGCGCAACGACTTGGCGCCCGGCGCCTGGTGGTGCACCCCGGCTATGATCGCTGGCGCTATGGCGGAAACGAGGATCTCTGGGTCGAGCAGAGCCTGGAGTTCTGGCCGGCGCTGATCCGGCGCGCCGCTGAGGCGGGGGTGGTGCTGGCGATGGAAAATGTCTTCGAGGATGTTCCGGACAATCTGGAAAAGCTCTTGGCGGCCCTTGCCTCACCCTGGTTCGGGCACTGCTTCGATGTCGGCCACTGGCATCTGTTCTGTCGCCGCCGTATTTCCCTGGCGGACTGGTTTGAGCGCCTCGGCAAGCACCTGGTGCATTTGCATGTGCACGACAATCTGGGCGAGGGGGATGATCATCTGCCCATCGGCGAGGGGCTGATTGGCTTTGACGAATTTTTCGCCCTGGTCGCGCGCCATGCGCCGCAGGCGACCCTCACCCTGGAGGCCCATGAAGCGCACAGCCTCTCACGTGCCCTCCTCGCCGTGCGTCCCTATCTCACCGGCGGCTGAGGGGTCCCTCGACTCCAGCAGCTGCGCCTTGCAGACC encodes:
- a CDS encoding sugar phosphate isomerase/epimerase family protein; translated protein: MPMDARLHLSLPYRMLDEQGDFFLARRLQPEVAFKGPDLDEADLDAVLERWSGAFRAAGLAVTVHAPFMDLNPGALEPLVRQVTALRLNQALDAAQRLGARRLVVHPGYDRWRYGGNEDLWVEQSLEFWPALIRRAAEAGVVLAMENVFEDVPDNLEKLLAALASPWFGHCFDVGHWHLFCRRRISLADWFERLGKHLVHLHVHDNLGEGDDHLPIGEGLIGFDEFFALVARHAPQATLTLEAHEAHSLSRALLAVRPYLTGG